The following are encoded in a window of Acidobacteriota bacterium genomic DNA:
- a CDS encoding helix-turn-helix transcriptional regulator — translation MRDDTKKHIGQRPLRLKGLPVDLREKLKEARIGRGWGQRELGGKIGLPQPHISAIESGGVVPRFDTLLDIVRVLDLDLLLVPRSLVPAVQSLIRAQKEPESAEKSLYAAGDEEPPPERDHDEI, via the coding sequence ATGAGAGATGATACAAAGAAGCATATCGGGCAAAGACCATTAAGGCTAAAAGGGCTTCCCGTGGATCTCCGGGAAAAGCTCAAAGAAGCGAGGATCGGTCGCGGCTGGGGCCAGAGGGAGCTGGGCGGTAAAATCGGGTTGCCCCAACCGCACATATCCGCCATTGAATCGGGCGGGGTTGTGCCCCGTTTCGACACGCTGCTCGATATCGTCCGGGTTCTCGATCTGGACCTCCTGCTCGTTCCCCGTTCGCTTGTTCCCGCGGTACAGTCTCTCATACGGGCGCAGAAGGAGCCCGAGTCCGCTGAGAAATCGCTCTATGCAGCCGGTGATGAAGAGCCACCACCCGAAAGGGACCATGATGAAATATGA
- a CDS encoding BrnT family toxin yields MKLDWDPAKAASNQRKHNVDFADAVSVLDDDRAVTIRECVSGEERFVTLGMNALGRLLVVVYAWRGDTIRIISARRATPHESHQYEG; encoded by the coding sequence ATGAAGCTCGATTGGGATCCAGCCAAAGCGGCTTCAAACCAACGGAAACACAATGTTGATTTCGCCGATGCGGTATCGGTGCTCGACGACGACCGGGCAGTCACCATTCGAGAGTGTGTTTCAGGCGAGGAGCGCTTTGTCACTTTAGGGATGAATGCCCTGGGCCGTCTGTTGGTTGTAGTCTATGCCTGGCGTGGCGACACCATCAGAATCATATCGGCCAGGCGGGCGACACCACATGAGAGCCATCAGTACGAGGGTTAG
- a CDS encoding bifunctional metallophosphatase/5'-nucleotidase has translation MMRKPRIRAIPFIAAVLLLIGLILAAGDRLSAMFAPAPSDPVRRITLFYTSDEEGYLEPTRDRVRSYGGSAQVMAALRQRGYLPGGEQSLLLSGGDMWTGPAISTWFEGESTVAVMNAMGYQAAAIGNHEFDFGQERLRANRKAARFPFLSANLTVKDTGERPDYALPYILREVNGVKVAVIGLTTRQTPGIVVPDNIAGLEVTDYAEALRRTVPRAAAEGAELPVVIAHVCPTDLHTLVPVAAELSIPLMLGGHCHSVVENVEQKGVRIIGPGAHWQSFAQVEIAFDKAARKVVHTRADLVRVEHPLKGTPLPSDPAIAAIVAGWSKKAEAALGEVIGYTRAGIPRGQPLYDLLLHSWLWAYPEADIAISNFGGFREAIAPGEITRADILTTWPFNNDIVSVDLTGAQLVENLRRCGGAAAGLTYRRSGEEVEATLDSGRPLDPAATYRVLVNSYMYAGGDHYLFKTQNPNGTSLGVPMQDPVIRWIQAQKTSPQHPLETLLQDKALSPRR, from the coding sequence ATGATGAGAAAACCGAGGATTCGCGCGATCCCCTTCATAGCGGCCGTTTTGCTCCTCATCGGCCTGATCCTGGCGGCCGGGGACCGCCTCTCCGCGATGTTCGCCCCCGCCCCGAGCGATCCTGTCCGCAGGATCACCCTTTTCTACACCAGCGACGAAGAAGGGTACCTGGAGCCCACGAGGGACAGGGTAAGGTCCTACGGCGGCTCGGCCCAGGTCATGGCCGCCCTGCGCCAACGGGGGTATCTTCCCGGGGGCGAGCAGTCCCTGCTCCTCAGCGGGGGCGACATGTGGACCGGTCCGGCGATCTCCACCTGGTTTGAGGGGGAATCGACCGTCGCGGTCATGAACGCGATGGGCTACCAGGCCGCCGCCATCGGCAACCACGAGTTCGACTTCGGCCAGGAAAGGCTGAGGGCGAACCGGAAGGCCGCCCGATTCCCCTTTCTCTCGGCCAACCTGACGGTGAAAGACACCGGCGAACGGCCCGATTATGCGCTCCCCTATATCCTCCGCGAGGTGAATGGAGTCAAAGTGGCCGTCATCGGGCTGACCACCCGGCAGACCCCCGGGATCGTCGTTCCCGACAACATCGCGGGCCTCGAAGTGACCGACTACGCCGAAGCCCTACGGCGCACGGTCCCCCGGGCGGCGGCGGAAGGGGCCGAGTTGCCGGTGGTGATCGCCCACGTCTGCCCGACCGACCTCCACACCCTGGTCCCGGTCGCCGCGGAGCTTTCCATCCCCCTGATGCTCGGGGGCCACTGCCACTCGGTCGTCGAAAATGTCGAGCAAAAAGGCGTGCGCATCATCGGGCCGGGCGCCCATTGGCAGTCCTTCGCCCAGGTGGAGATCGCCTTCGATAAAGCCGCCCGCAAGGTGGTGCACACGAGGGCCGACCTGGTGCGGGTCGAGCATCCGCTCAAAGGCACCCCCCTCCCCTCCGACCCGGCGATCGCGGCCATCGTCGCCGGGTGGTCGAAGAAAGCGGAAGCGGCGCTGGGAGAGGTCATCGGCTACACCAGGGCCGGCATTCCCAGGGGTCAGCCGCTGTATGACCTGCTGCTCCATTCCTGGCTGTGGGCCTACCCGGAGGCCGACATCGCCATCAGCAACTTCGGCGGCTTCCGGGAGGCCATCGCGCCGGGCGAGATCACCCGCGCCGACATCCTGACCACGTGGCCTTTCAACAACGACATCGTATCGGTCGACCTGACCGGCGCGCAGCTCGTGGAAAACCTCCGTCGCTGCGGAGGCGCGGCGGCGGGTCTCACCTATCGCCGCTCCGGGGAGGAGGTCGAGGCCACCCTCGACAGCGGCCGCCCCCTCGACCCGGCGGCCACCTACCGCGTGCTCGTGAACAGTTACATGTACGCGGGCGGGGACCACTATCTGTTCAAGACCCAGAATCCCAACGGCACCAGCCTCGGAGTCCCGATGCAGGACCCGGTAATCCGGTGGATCCAGGCTCAGAAGACTTCGCCGCAGCATCCGCTGGAAACCCTGTTGCAGGACAAGGCGTTATCGCCTCGCCGCTAG
- a CDS encoding HipA domain-containing protein, with protein MEASGGLTIPAGGKGGSWVVKLPSGRFAGVPENEYTMMSLARETGIEVPPMELVDMSDIRGLPADAGAMEGKALAVRRFDRGTRGESIHMEDFAQVFAVYPEDKYHRHSYADIASVLWAETGEAGTYEFLRRLVFSVLIGNADMHLKNWSLLYPDRRTPVLSPAYDFLSTLPYIPGDELALGFGGSRSLREITPDQVRRFADTARLPVSPLWKIVIDTTERTVAAWETLAEKDILSEKMRGLIGDQIFSVAKTVARATGK; from the coding sequence ATGGAGGCCTCGGGTGGCCTCACTATTCCCGCCGGCGGAAAAGGAGGTTCGTGGGTGGTGAAGCTGCCATCCGGCCGATTTGCGGGAGTGCCCGAAAACGAATACACCATGATGTCGCTCGCACGGGAAACAGGCATTGAGGTTCCACCCATGGAGCTGGTCGACATGAGCGACATTCGCGGACTGCCCGCCGATGCCGGCGCCATGGAAGGGAAGGCACTTGCCGTACGGCGCTTCGATCGCGGCACCCGTGGGGAGAGCATCCACATGGAGGATTTTGCCCAGGTCTTCGCTGTCTATCCGGAAGACAAATACCACCGGCACAGCTATGCCGACATTGCTTCCGTTTTATGGGCGGAAACCGGAGAAGCCGGCACGTATGAATTTTTGCGGCGGTTGGTCTTTTCGGTGCTGATCGGAAATGCGGATATGCACCTGAAGAACTGGTCGCTTCTCTATCCCGACCGCCGCACGCCTGTGTTGTCGCCTGCCTACGATTTTCTTTCTACCCTGCCTTACATACCGGGCGATGAATTGGCCCTGGGTTTCGGCGGCAGCCGCAGCCTTCGTGAAATCACTCCCGATCAAGTAAGGCGTTTTGCAGATACTGCGCGACTGCCCGTAAGTCCGTTATGGAAGATCGTCATCGACACCACAGAGCGAACCGTGGCGGCCTGGGAGACACTCGCCGAAAAGGATATTCTTTCCGAAAAGATGCGTGGATTGATCGGCGATCAGATTTTCTCCGTGGCAAAGACCGTCGCGCGCGCAACCGGCAAATAA